The proteins below are encoded in one region of Stieleria sp. JC731:
- the uvrB gene encoding excinuclease ABC subunit UvrB: protein MTAAQPRAEFHLSSNFEPGGDQPQAIEKLTKGFQSGKPAQTLLGATGTGKTFTMANVIANIGRPALVLSHNKTLAAQLYSEFKEFFPENAVHYFVSYYDYYQPEAYIPQRDVYIEKDSSINEEIDRLRLATTSSLVSRRDVVIVASVSSIYGLGSPDDYRQLVVSLTVGETIRRDHLLLKLVDVLYERNDYAFERGKFRVRGDSVELWPSYEEFAYRIEMWGDQIEKISLIKPVSGETIKTVKQVFIYPAKHFVMPENRIQRALAVIREELKMQLEKFEKQGKLLEAQRLSARTRFDLEMLAEVGHCPGVENYSRPLSGKPPGATPDTLYSFFPKDFITFVDESHVTVPQVRAMYAGDRSRKTTLVEHGFRLPSALDNRPLKFEEWEERTGQICFVSATPSDYELKRTEGEVVEQIIRPTGLLDPEIEVVSARGQVNHLVGEIRLRAERDERVLVTALTKRLAEDLSTFLQEQNIRCRWLHSELNAFERVDLLQELRSGHFDCLVGVNLLREGLDLPEVSLVAILDADKEGFLRSETSLVQTIGRAARNANSKVILYGDSVTESMRLAIDETERRRAIQMEYNEKHGITPETVRKRIKSGIESEAAKRRQTNAAAQEESEATYITIEFIEALEQEMLAAAEDLEFERAAQLRDRVLQLKENIGKPLSEVELDKPKSTGSGRNQRRKGARQVNKGRGKIPRPKRG from the coding sequence TGGCAAATGTGATTGCAAATATTGGGCGTCCGGCGCTGGTGCTCAGTCACAACAAAACCTTGGCCGCCCAGCTGTACAGCGAGTTCAAAGAGTTCTTTCCTGAGAACGCTGTCCACTATTTCGTCAGCTACTACGACTACTATCAGCCGGAAGCTTACATTCCGCAGCGCGACGTCTACATCGAAAAGGACTCGTCGATCAATGAGGAGATTGATCGACTGCGTTTGGCGACAACCAGTTCATTGGTCAGTCGCCGAGATGTCGTGATCGTCGCGTCCGTCAGCAGCATCTATGGTTTGGGATCGCCCGACGATTATCGCCAGTTGGTCGTTTCGCTAACCGTCGGCGAAACGATCCGCCGCGATCACCTGCTGCTAAAGTTGGTCGATGTCCTCTACGAGCGAAATGACTACGCGTTCGAACGAGGGAAGTTCCGTGTTCGAGGCGACAGTGTCGAGCTATGGCCCAGCTACGAAGAGTTTGCTTACCGCATCGAAATGTGGGGTGATCAGATCGAAAAGATCTCTTTGATCAAACCGGTTTCTGGTGAGACCATCAAGACAGTGAAGCAGGTATTTATTTATCCGGCCAAGCACTTCGTGATGCCTGAGAATCGCATCCAGCGAGCGCTCGCGGTGATCCGCGAAGAGCTGAAAATGCAGCTCGAAAAATTTGAAAAGCAAGGCAAGCTGCTTGAGGCTCAGCGTCTTTCGGCTAGGACGCGTTTCGATTTGGAAATGCTGGCCGAGGTCGGGCACTGTCCCGGGGTCGAAAACTACTCACGGCCACTGTCGGGAAAGCCGCCTGGGGCGACTCCGGACACGCTTTATAGTTTCTTTCCAAAGGACTTCATTACGTTTGTCGACGAATCCCACGTCACGGTCCCACAAGTTCGCGCGATGTATGCCGGTGACCGAAGCCGTAAAACGACGCTGGTCGAACACGGCTTTCGCCTGCCAAGCGCGCTAGACAATCGCCCGCTGAAGTTCGAAGAATGGGAAGAACGCACGGGGCAAATTTGTTTTGTCAGCGCCACGCCTAGTGACTATGAACTGAAACGGACCGAAGGTGAGGTCGTTGAACAGATCATTCGTCCGACGGGCTTGTTGGATCCAGAAATTGAGGTCGTTTCGGCGAGGGGCCAAGTCAACCATTTGGTCGGCGAAATTCGTTTGCGAGCCGAGCGAGATGAACGGGTGCTGGTAACGGCGTTGACAAAACGCTTGGCAGAAGACCTGTCAACGTTTCTGCAAGAACAAAACATTCGCTGCCGCTGGCTACATAGCGAATTGAATGCCTTTGAAAGAGTTGACCTGCTGCAAGAGCTTCGATCAGGTCATTTCGACTGTCTAGTTGGTGTCAACCTATTGCGTGAAGGGTTGGACCTTCCAGAGGTCTCCTTGGTTGCCATTTTGGATGCCGACAAAGAAGGTTTCTTGCGCAGCGAAACCAGTTTGGTGCAAACCATTGGTCGCGCGGCTCGGAACGCCAATAGCAAAGTCATCCTGTACGGTGATTCTGTCACCGAATCGATGCGACTGGCAATCGACGAAACGGAACGTCGTCGCGCGATTCAAATGGAATACAACGAAAAGCACGGAATCACGCCAGAAACCGTGCGCAAACGGATTAAATCCGGGATTGAATCGGAGGCAGCTAAACGGCGGCAGACCAATGCCGCCGCCCAGGAGGAATCTGAGGCAACTTACATCACCATCGAATTTATCGAGGCGCTGGAACAAGAGATGTTGGCTGCGGCCGAAGACTTGGAATTTGAACGTGCGGCACAACTCCGTGATCGCGTCTTACAGTTGAAGGAAAACATCGGCAAGCCTTTGTCTGAAGTCGAGCTTGATAAACCTAAGTCGACCGGGTCGGGACGAAATCAACGTCGCAAAGGTGCAAGACAAGTCAACAAAGGTCGCGGTAAGATTCCTCGACCCAAACGTGGCTAA